The proteins below are encoded in one region of Patescibacteria group bacterium:
- a CDS encoding PKD domain-containing protein, with protein sequence RSKLASSPAWSVYQDYSTTINNFTYTGKDKYQYQFRYRVKDLAGNWSAFAEGGVILVDINDKPTATNLSYTASDVCNKPVPFYTFNWTYSDPDKDKQSRYILQIDNNSDFSSPQVNMDITGLSDPSPSIDSQSIIVATQPSLNQLGFNTTYYWRVRVYDEHSLPSNWTNGIPFSLTTPVHHYPSCDFTWIPNYPNTGEAVSFTDTSRCWDENPVNGSDCSIIKGDTYLWTITSGDPSTSVLENPSTSFSSIGKYDVILRVTDSDGYTCSITKSVRVNYPLPKWKEILPW encoded by the coding sequence AGGTCTAAATTGGCTTCTTCTCCTGCCTGGTCTGTTTATCAGGATTATTCAACAACAATCAATAATTTTACCTATACAGGCAAAGATAAATATCAATATCAATTCAGATACAGAGTAAAAGACCTTGCAGGCAATTGGTCTGCTTTTGCAGAGGGAGGAGTAATATTAGTTGACATTAATGACAAACCAACAGCTACTAATCTCTCTTACACAGCATCGGATGTCTGCAATAAACCAGTGCCATTTTATACATTCAACTGGACATACTCGGATCCGGATAAAGACAAGCAATCCAGATACATATTACAGATAGACAATAATTCGGATTTCTCCTCTCCACAGGTAAATATGGATATCACTGGCTTATCAGACCCAAGTCCATCAATAGACAGCCAGTCAATTATTGTTGCCACTCAGCCGAGCTTGAATCAGCTTGGATTTAATACTACATATTATTGGAGAGTGAGAGTATATGATGAACATAGTTTGCCATCTAATTGGACTAATGGTATACCATTTTCATTAACCACTCCTGTTCATCATTATCCGTCCTGCGATTTTACTTGGATTCCAAACTATCCTAATACCGGGGAAGCAGTAAGTTTTACTGATACTTCCAGATGCTGGGATGAAAACCCGGTTAATGGCAGCGATTGTTCAATTATCAAAGGCGATACTTATTTATGGACAATTACATCAGGAGATCCATCAACATCAGTGTTGGAAAATCCTTCAACATCATTTTCATCTATAGGGAAGTACGATGTTATTCTACGGGTTACTGATTCAGACGGATATACCTGCTCCATAACCAAATCAGTTAGAGTTAATTACCCTTTGCCAAAGTGGAAAGAGATTTTGCCGTGGTAA
- the pilM gene encoding type IV pilus assembly protein PilM, giving the protein MGLFGNKPKSILGIDIGTSSIKVVQLRKSEDKFKLETYGEISSIDYTEKPGDSQETITREMLKIALEKSNVNTKQVVMAIPIFSSFTSIIEMPEMAPEELEKSIEFEARKYIPIPLTEVVLDWKIIDSGTFKGKRVLLIAVPKDVANKYTRIADALNLKINALELESFSFIRSLAYKETKPICVLDIGARATSSTIIDNGIVQMSHGLDIAGAEMTRTLASSLGVAFKRAEGFKLTHGIDHGNPEEKDETREALITLVDEIINGSKQIISNFQAKTGKKIEKLILNGGSAQMEGLREYVEKKLEIKTFIADPWSRVIYPAKLEKAIKEIGPEFSVAIGSAMREE; this is encoded by the coding sequence ATGGGATTATTTGGAAACAAACCAAAATCGATTTTGGGTATTGATATTGGCACCTCTTCTATAAAAGTGGTACAATTAAGGAAGAGTGAGGATAAATTTAAATTGGAAACCTACGGGGAAATTTCCAGTATTGATTATACGGAGAAACCTGGCGATTCTCAGGAAACGATTACCCGTGAAATGCTGAAAATTGCTTTGGAAAAATCAAACGTAAACACAAAACAAGTAGTGATGGCGATTCCGATTTTTTCCAGCTTCACCAGTATAATTGAAATGCCGGAAATGGCGCCGGAAGAACTTGAAAAAAGCATTGAATTTGAAGCGCGAAAATACATTCCTATTCCTTTGACCGAAGTTGTGCTTGATTGGAAAATTATAGATTCAGGGACATTTAAAGGTAAAAGAGTTCTTTTGATTGCGGTGCCGAAAGATGTGGCGAACAAATATACCAGGATTGCCGATGCCTTGAATTTAAAAATAAATGCTCTGGAATTGGAAAGTTTCAGTTTTATCCGCTCTCTGGCTTACAAAGAAACCAAACCGATTTGCGTTTTAGATATCGGCGCCAGAGCTACTTCTTCCACTATTATTGACAACGGAATAGTTCAAATGAGCCATGGACTGGATATTGCTGGAGCGGAAATGACTAGGACCCTTGCTTCAAGCTTGGGAGTAGCATTCAAAAGGGCCGAAGGATTTAAACTTACACACGGCATTGACCACGGCAATCCGGAAGAAAAAGATGAAACTAGAGAAGCGCTGATTACATTGGTAGATGAAATAATTAATGGAAGCAAACAGATAATTAGCAACTTTCAGGCAAAAACCGGAAAGAAAATAGAAAAATTAATCCTAAACGGAGGCTCGGCGCAAATGGAAGGACTTAGGGAATATGTGGAGAAAAAATTAGAAATTAAAACCTTTATTGCCGATCCATGGTCAAGAGTGATTTATCCTGCAAAACTTGAGAAAGCCATTAAAGAGATAGGTCCCGAATTCTCAGTGGCAATCGGCTCAGCCATGAGGGAAGAATAA
- a CDS encoding type 4a pilus biogenesis protein PilO, whose product MTKNIIIIVLILGFIGIVVLLDIPKVQGIFDLKNQIKEQRKVLEGKQYLISIVEKLRDTYENNKENLNKLEYIMPGEQEVPNLIVQLEVIAVKGGLILGEIGFKVEDKNAETNQDYKSLTVNINLVGDYAAFERFLSAVEENIRLMDVESINFIVQSETASLFNFNVVFKVYYQ is encoded by the coding sequence ATGACTAAGAATATAATTATTATTGTTTTAATACTGGGTTTTATAGGAATTGTTGTTTTACTGGACATTCCAAAAGTTCAAGGTATTTTCGATTTAAAAAATCAAATTAAAGAACAGCGAAAAGTATTAGAAGGAAAACAATACCTTATTAGCATTGTGGAAAAATTAAGGGATACCTATGAGAACAACAAGGAAAATCTGAATAAATTGGAATATATTATGCCAGGAGAGCAGGAAGTTCCTAATCTGATTGTTCAACTGGAAGTGATTGCTGTAAAGGGAGGATTAATTTTAGGGGAAATCGGATTTAAGGTCGAAGACAAAAACGCCGAAACAAATCAGGATTATAAATCTTTGACTGTTAATATAAATCTGGTTGGAGATTACGCGGCATTTGAAAGATTTCTCAGTGCAGTTGAAGAAAACATTCGCTTAATGGATGTTGAATCAATAAATTTTATTGTTCAATCAGAAACAGCATCCCTTTTTAATTTTAATGTAGTTTTTAAGGTTTATTATCAATAA
- a CDS encoding GspE/PulE family protein yields the protein MSKQKTFSDFLIDKKLIDPAVLNSLEKEAVETNKNLEEIILGRELINETKFYELKSQFLKVPFKDLTDYKVEPEIFKIVPLETVQHYRFVPISVDTKKKILEAGMLNPDNIDAKEALKFVAHRNNLTPKIFIITLTDFKNILKEYSSLKGEVKEALDELKKEIEEEKKNVPEKTGKEEIEKIAEDAPITRVVALIIKHAIEQRASDIHIEPEEKSTRVRFRVDGVLKINLILPLRIHLAIISRIKILSNLKIDETRKPQDGRFFTETMGKKIDFRISTLPTYAGEKVVMRILDPTVGLKSLADLGLEDRNLEIINRSIKKPNGLILVTGPTGSGKTTTLYSILHLLNQEGVNIISLEDPIEYYIDGISQSQVRPEIGYTFANGLRSILRQDPDKIMVGEIRDGETAALAVHAALTGHLVLATLHTNDAMGVIPRLIDMGVDRYLIPPTLIVAIAQRLVQRLCPESRKEVKPSADIMGLIDEELSGVNVETLKRFNIKKPYTLYEPQLSKECPRGTKGRVGVFEIIEMTSQLEEIILKDPSETKIREEAKRQGMTTMLQDGVIKALRGLVGLEEVRREVED from the coding sequence ATGTCCAAACAAAAAACTTTTTCAGATTTTTTGATTGACAAAAAATTGATTGATCCAGCTGTTTTAAATAGCTTGGAGAAAGAAGCTGTGGAAACGAATAAGAATCTGGAAGAAATTATTTTAGGAAGAGAACTGATTAACGAAACAAAATTTTACGAACTTAAAAGTCAATTTTTAAAAGTTCCTTTTAAGGATTTGACTGATTATAAAGTTGAGCCAGAAATTTTTAAAATCGTTCCATTAGAAACTGTCCAGCATTACCGCTTTGTTCCCATTAGTGTTGATACAAAGAAAAAAATATTAGAAGCAGGTATGCTTAATCCGGATAATATTGACGCTAAAGAGGCATTAAAGTTCGTTGCCCACCGCAATAATTTAACGCCCAAAATTTTTATTATTACTCTCACCGATTTTAAGAATATCCTTAAAGAATATTCAAGTTTGAAGGGCGAAGTTAAGGAAGCATTAGATGAGCTTAAAAAGGAAATAGAAGAAGAGAAAAAAAATGTTCCTGAAAAAACCGGAAAAGAAGAAATAGAAAAAATCGCTGAAGATGCGCCAATTACCAGAGTCGTGGCGCTGATTATTAAGCATGCAATTGAACAAAGGGCGTCAGATATCCATATTGAGCCAGAAGAAAAATCAACCAGAGTCCGTTTTAGGGTAGATGGAGTCTTAAAGATTAACCTGATTTTGCCTTTGCGCATTCATCTAGCTATTATTTCAAGGATAAAAATTCTTTCCAATCTAAAAATAGACGAAACCAGAAAACCGCAGGATGGAAGATTTTTTACCGAAACTATGGGGAAGAAAATTGATTTCCGTATTTCTACTCTGCCTACTTATGCTGGGGAAAAAGTGGTGATGAGAATCCTTGATCCTACAGTGGGATTGAAAAGCTTGGCGGATTTAGGCCTTGAGGACAGAAATTTGGAAATTATTAATAGGTCAATTAAGAAACCGAATGGATTAATTCTCGTAACTGGTCCGACTGGCTCCGGAAAAACAACCACTCTTTACAGTATTTTGCATCTTTTAAATCAGGAAGGAGTGAATATTATTAGTTTAGAAGATCCTATTGAATATTATATTGACGGTATAAGCCAGTCCCAGGTTAGGCCGGAAATCGGTTATACTTTTGCCAATGGCCTCCGTTCTATTTTGCGCCAGGACCCCGATAAAATCATGGTCGGAGAAATTCGCGATGGTGAAACAGCAGCTCTGGCAGTCCATGCAGCCCTGACAGGACATTTGGTTCTGGCGACTTTGCATACCAATGATGCTATGGGTGTGATTCCGCGCTTGATTGATATGGGAGTTGACCGCTACCTGATTCCGCCGACCCTGATTGTAGCCATAGCTCAAAGATTGGTTCAAAGATTATGCCCAGAAAGCAGGAAAGAAGTTAAGCCGTCAGCAGATATTATGGGATTGATAGATGAAGAACTCTCAGGCGTCAATGTAGAAACTTTAAAACGATTTAACATTAAAAAACCCTATACTCTTTACGAACCTCAGCTTTCCAAAGAATGTCCCAGGGGGACGAAGGGTCGAGTTGGAGTTTTTGAGATAATAGAAATGACTAGCCAGCTGGAAGAAATTATTTTAAAAGACCCGTCTGAAACCAAGATTAGAGAAGAGGCAAAAAGACAAGGCATGACTACTATGCTTCAGGATGGAGTCATAAAAGCACTCAGAGGATTAGTTGGTTTAGAAGAAGTGAGAAGAGAGGTTGAGGATTAA
- a CDS encoding type IV pilus twitching motility protein PilT produces MKDYKPQLDELLQAAGKHSASDIHISVGRYPTLRIDGRLVALDKYPVLTGENTEGLIYTLLSEQHKQTLLEKKEVDFSYNYEDKARFRINAYFQRGYLSAALRFFPPEIRTIKQLNLPPILETFVKLSQGLFLVTGPSGHGKTTTLAALIDLINHTQTKHIITIEDPIEYMLEQDKSIIDQREVGNDTLNFKRALRAALRQDPDVIMIGEMRDLETISTALTAAETGHLVLATLHTNSVSQTIDRIIDSFPPRAEKQVRTQLASVLIGVASQRLIPKPGGGRIPAVEVMIANPAIRNLIREDKVFQIDLVIETSVEEKMISLNRSLADLVHKGMISMEDAETYSLNRSDLKMLLGA; encoded by the coding sequence ATGAAAGATTACAAACCACAACTCGACGAATTGTTGCAGGCAGCAGGAAAACATAGTGCCTCGGATATTCATATTTCTGTAGGTAGGTATCCGACTTTGAGAATTGACGGCCGGCTAGTAGCTTTAGATAAATATCCTGTTTTGACTGGTGAAAATACAGAGGGGCTAATTTATACTTTACTTTCTGAACAACATAAGCAAACCCTGCTAGAGAAAAAAGAAGTTGATTTTTCCTATAATTATGAAGATAAGGCCCGTTTCAGAATAAATGCATATTTTCAAAGAGGGTATCTTTCAGCTGCCTTGCGATTTTTCCCGCCAGAAATAAGGACAATAAAACAATTAAATCTTCCTCCGATTTTAGAAACATTTGTTAAATTATCACAGGGATTATTTTTGGTGACCGGTCCTTCGGGGCATGGCAAAACCACAACTCTGGCTGCTTTGATTGATTTAATAAACCATACCCAGACAAAACATATTATTACCATTGAAGATCCGATTGAATATATGCTTGAGCAAGATAAAAGCATCATTGACCAAAGAGAGGTAGGCAATGATACATTAAACTTTAAAAGAGCTTTGCGCGCTGCCTTAAGGCAGGATCCTGATGTGATAATGATAGGAGAAATGCGGGACCTGGAAACAATTTCAACAGCATTAACTGCGGCTGAAACTGGGCATTTGGTTTTGGCAACTTTACATACTAACAGCGTTTCCCAAACCATTGACAGGATAATTGACAGTTTCCCGCCTAGGGCCGAGAAGCAAGTAAGAACCCAGCTGGCTTCTGTGCTTATAGGCGTTGCTTCCCAGCGTTTGATACCGAAGCCCGGCGGAGGAAGAATACCGGCAGTAGAGGTAATGATAGCCAATCCTGCAATTCGCAATTTAATTCGTGAAGATAAAGTTTTCCAGATAGATTTAGTAATAGAAACCAGCGTCGAGGAAAAAATGATTTCTTTAAACAGATCTTTGGCAGATTTAGTTCACAAAGGAATGATTTCCATGGAAGACGCAGAAACATATTCTCTGAACCGGTCAGATTTAAAGATGTTGCTAGGAGCATAA
- a CDS encoding type II secretion system F family protein produces the protein MKFNYQARTKEEKTQTGIIEAGSRESAIEILQRLDLVVIFLEKTSAIPFYARTLKIFQKVKVKELTLFYRQLSILFEANVSPLDSLGILAKQIINPLFKEVILQVEGDVKGGESLSQALGKHPKVFFSFYVNVVKAGEATGNLSDVLKYLADHAEREYNLTSKVKGAFTYPIAIFAMFLVVGTLMMIFVVPQLTSMIQELGQELPMPTRVLIFVSNILRSWLWLVVLIIIGLVVAIGRFVRTPNGRFILDTAKLKIPIFGELFKKIYLARFSENLRTLLKGGISILKALEITGAVIGNKIYENIIKEAREKVRIGETISIALSNYPKEIPPMVTQMVSVGEKTAQLDIILDKVANFYQQDVDRMVNNMTQLIEPIMILILGGGVGFLITSILMPIYNMTSGM, from the coding sequence ATGAAATTTAATTATCAAGCCAGAACCAAGGAAGAGAAAACCCAAACTGGAATAATTGAAGCGGGAAGCAGGGAGTCAGCCATTGAAATTCTTCAGCGGCTTGATTTGGTTGTAATTTTTTTGGAGAAAACCTCTGCCATTCCTTTTTATGCCCGTACATTAAAAATTTTCCAAAAAGTAAAAGTAAAAGAACTGACACTTTTCTACCGCCAGTTGTCAATTCTTTTTGAAGCAAATGTTTCACCACTAGATTCTCTGGGGATTCTGGCTAAACAAATTATCAATCCGCTTTTTAAAGAGGTGATATTGCAGGTGGAAGGTGATGTTAAGGGGGGAGAATCGCTGTCCCAGGCATTGGGAAAACATCCGAAAGTTTTTTTCTCTTTTTATGTGAATGTAGTGAAAGCTGGCGAAGCAACAGGAAATCTGTCCGATGTTTTAAAATATCTGGCTGACCATGCTGAAAGGGAATACAATTTAACCAGTAAAGTAAAAGGAGCATTTACTTATCCCATAGCGATATTTGCTATGTTTTTGGTGGTTGGGACTTTAATGATGATTTTCGTTGTCCCTCAGCTGACATCAATGATTCAGGAATTGGGGCAAGAGCTGCCTATGCCGACTAGGGTTTTAATTTTCGTGAGCAACATACTACGTTCTTGGCTTTGGCTTGTTGTTTTGATTATCATTGGTTTGGTTGTAGCAATAGGGAGGTTTGTAAGGACGCCAAATGGTCGTTTTATTCTTGATACTGCAAAATTAAAAATCCCGATTTTTGGCGAACTTTTTAAGAAAATATATTTGGCAAGATTTTCAGAAAATTTAAGAACTCTTTTAAAGGGAGGAATTTCCATATTAAAAGCATTAGAGATTACCGGAGCGGTTATCGGAAACAAAATTTACGAAAACATAATTAAAGAAGCCAGAGAAAAAGTGAGAATCGGAGAAACGATAAGTATTGCTTTATCAAATTATCCAAAAGAAATTCCTCCGATGGTTACGCAAATGGTTTCAGTGGGAGAAAAGACAGCTCAATTGGATATTATTTTGGATAAGGTTGCCAATTTTTACCAGCAGGATGTTGATAGGATGGTTAACAACATGACTCAGCTTATTGAACCGATAATGATTTTAATTTTAGGCGGCGGCGTAGGATTTTTAATTACCTCAATTTTGATGCCCATTTATAACATGACATCGGGAATGTGA
- a CDS encoding prepilin-type N-terminal cleavage/methylation domain-containing protein: MRKSKGFTLIELLVVIAIIGILSTIVLVSLNSARQKARDTRRLGDIRQVALALEMYYDDNASYPSVTGCTAANWTGTLATAIRTGGYMTALPIDPLNSGNNVYMFGSIGTNYALKATLENNNVALKADVDGTAISCTCNDSIPPYYYCIQP; encoded by the coding sequence ATGAGAAAATCTAAAGGTTTTACCCTAATCGAACTTTTGGTTGTTATTGCTATTATCGGTATTTTATCAACCATTGTTTTGGTATCATTGAATTCTGCTAGGCAGAAGGCCAGAGATACTCGTAGGCTTGGCGACATAAGACAAGTGGCATTGGCTTTGGAAATGTATTACGATGATAATGCTTCTTATCCTTCTGTAACCGGCTGTACAGCAGCCAATTGGACCGGGACCCTGGCAACAGCCATTCGGACGGGCGGTTATATGACTGCACTTCCAATTGATCCGCTGAATTCCGGCAACAATGTTTATATGTTCGGCAGCATTGGCACAAATTACGCATTAAAAGCAACACTGGAAAATAATAATGTCGCCTTAAAAGCCGATGTTGACGGTACGGCCATATCCTGTACTTGCAATGATTCGATACCGCCATATTATTATTGCATCCAGCCATAA
- a CDS encoding prepilin peptidase, whose amino-acid sequence MVLFYILIFVFGAIIGSFLNVIICRLNTGESILKNRSHCPFCNKKLVWYELIPIISFIIQLGKCQNCHKKISWQYPLVEFFTGIIFFSILITQYSLLNTLFLLLISCFLIIIFVYDFKHYLVADIIIYPAIIVAFLYQLQFPISNFQFPIFNYLLAGLIAGGFFLAIVLISKGKWMGVGDVKIGVLMGLIFGMPWVFIALSLAFFIGAIVSVALLALKKKTLQSEIPFGPFLVLATFVVIFWGDILLNWYLNLF is encoded by the coding sequence ATGGTATTATTTTATATTTTGATTTTTGTTTTTGGGGCAATTATTGGCAGTTTTTTGAATGTTATTATTTGCAGATTGAATACAGGAGAATCAATTTTAAAAAATCGCTCCCATTGTCCTTTCTGCAATAAAAAATTGGTCTGGTACGAATTGATTCCAATCATAAGTTTTATTATTCAGTTGGGAAAATGCCAGAATTGCCACAAAAAAATTTCCTGGCAATATCCATTAGTGGAATTTTTTACAGGAATAATTTTTTTCTCAATACTTATTACTCAATATTCGTTACTTAATACTTTGTTCTTGCTTCTTATTTCATGTTTTTTAATAATTATTTTTGTTTACGACTTTAAGCATTATCTGGTTGCTGATATAATCATCTATCCAGCTATCATTGTCGCCTTTTTATACCAGCTCCAATTTCCAATTTCCAATTTCCAATTTCCAATTTTCAATTATTTGTTAGCCGGACTAATAGCTGGGGGATTTTTTCTGGCAATTGTTCTGATTTCTAAGGGTAAATGGATGGGGGTAGGCGATGTTAAAATCGGGGTTTTAATGGGATTGATTTTCGGGATGCCATGGGTGTTTATTGCTTTATCTCTGGCATTTTTCATTGGGGCCATTGTTTCTGTGGCATTATTGGCGCTTAAAAAGAAGACGCTTCAATCAGAGATTCCTTTTGGTCCATTTTTGGTTCTCGCTACTTTTGTCGTTATTTTTTGGGGAGATATTTTATTAAATTGGTATTTGAATCTATTTTAA
- a CDS encoding type II secretion system GspH family protein, which yields MKRFKGYAYRQAGFTLIEVLVIMFIISTLSTVLVVNWRKNEKRYQLQRSAQTVVQNFRKVQSMSLAGKNLCDQDSPCIPRNYGVHFGKTTLTSYVIFADKNNNGKYASAVETNEHIETIYLESGIELSLSVDLDVVFSVPDGFVMINAKPLTTEASLTIKRSGTTCPSSNCKIIIIKKSGQITIQ from the coding sequence ATGAAAAGATTTAAAGGCTATGCCTACCGGCAGGCAGGATTTACGCTTATTGAGGTATTGGTAATAATGTTTATTATTTCCACGCTTTCCACTGTGCTTGTGGTTAATTGGCGTAAGAATGAAAAGCGTTATCAGCTTCAGCGTTCAGCCCAGACAGTTGTTCAAAACTTCAGAAAAGTTCAAAGTATGTCTTTGGCAGGCAAGAATTTGTGTGATCAGGACTCTCCTTGCATCCCTCGGAATTATGGAGTTCATTTTGGGAAAACCACTTTAACCTCTTATGTCATTTTTGCCGATAAAAATAACAATGGTAAATATGCCAGCGCAGTGGAGACCAATGAACATATAGAAACAATCTATCTTGAGTCCGGCATAGAACTTTCGTTATCTGTGGACTTAGATGTTGTTTTCTCGGTTCCGGACGGATTCGTTATGATTAATGCGAAACCGCTGACTACTGAAGCATCTCTGACTATTAAGCGAAGCGGAACAACTTGCCCTTCTTCTAACTGTAAGATCATAATAATAAAGAAAAGTGGCCAAATAACAATACAATGA
- a CDS encoding type II secretion system GspH family protein: MRKIIFANKRGFTLMEVIVAVAIIITALISSLALITSSISSIRENKSKIIATGLAQEGLEVVRNIRDNNWLIYKRKANDWRDGLSAGNYRVQFDQESLLSFSSVPLKINTTDGRYQYSNGNNTIYYRKIIIQDIDVDQFKVVAEISWREAGRDNLISAETRFYNWLKEE, from the coding sequence ATGAGAAAAATCATATTTGCCAATAAACGAGGTTTTACATTAATGGAAGTGATTGTTGCTGTGGCAATAATTATTACTGCATTGATTTCCTCGTTAGCATTAATCACTAGCAGTATTTCGAGCATCAGAGAAAATAAGTCAAAAATTATCGCAACAGGCCTTGCCCAAGAGGGCTTGGAAGTTGTTAGAAATATCAGAGACAATAATTGGCTTATTTATAAAAGAAAAGCTAATGACTGGAGAGACGGATTGTCAGCAGGAAATTATCGGGTTCAATTTGATCAAGAGAGTTTGCTTTCATTTAGTTCGGTGCCTTTAAAAATAAATACCACAGATGGACGTTATCAGTATTCCAATGGGAATAATACTATTTATTACAGAAAAATAATAATTCAGGATATAGACGTTGACCAATTTAAAGTAGTCGCTGAAATCAGTTGGCGAGAGGCGGGAAGAGATAATTTAATCAGCGCCGAAACCAGATTTTATAATTGGTTAAAAGAAGAGTGA
- a CDS encoding prepilin-type N-terminal cleavage/methylation domain-containing protein produces MKKAMPAGRQGFTLIELLVSMSIFIIVIMVVLGLFSAAIKAQRKAFAMQDAQENARFLMEFMAKEVRMSVITSSNGTSPNLTLTRSDGDSVTYSISSNKIYRNSIQVSSDEVYISGTFYTEGVGSEDGLQPKLTIALKIKTTGTKVEERAEINIQTTLCQRNLDL; encoded by the coding sequence ATGAAAAAGGCCATGCCTGCCGGCAGGCAGGGTTTTACATTAATAGAGCTTCTTGTTTCGATGTCCATATTCATAATAGTGATTATGGTAGTTTTGGGTTTGTTTTCTGCAGCTATAAAAGCGCAGAGAAAAGCATTTGCTATGCAAGACGCCCAAGAAAATGCTAGATTTTTAATGGAATTTATGGCTAAAGAAGTAAGGATGAGTGTAATTACTAGTAGTAATGGAACTTCACCCAATTTGACGCTTACGCGCTCTGACGGCGATAGTGTTACTTATAGTATCAGTAGTAATAAAATTTACAGAAATAGTATTCAGGTAAGTTCTGATGAAGTTTATATTTCCGGAACTTTTTACACAGAAGGAGTTGGTTCTGAAGACGGCTTACAGCCAAAACTGACAATTGCGTTGAAGATTAAGACAACAGGCACTAAAGTCGAGGAAAGGGCCGAGATTAATATCCAAACTACTCTTTGCCAGAGAAATCTTGATTTATGA
- a CDS encoding trypsin-like peptidase domain-containing protein, whose protein sequence is MIKPIKSILKIIKKPIVAAILVSLIIGFIGGFIGGFLGKDFVFGNKQEIPERVLKTIPEVVKEVSPAVVSVIISKYVPILVQEYYNPFGENSPFNIMIPRIVEKGKELKEVGGGSGFIVSSDGMIVTNKHVVLDEKAQYTVLVNDGNKYSAKVLARDPNQDIAIIKIEANGLSTVNLGDSDSIEIGQSVIAIGNALGEFRNTVSVGIISGLMRTITAGGGGFEEKLEEVIQTDAAINLGNSGGPLLNLFGEVIGMNTAMATDAENIAFAIPVNKIKKDISDVEATGKINSENKTE, encoded by the coding sequence ATGATCAAACCAATTAAGAGTATTTTAAAAATCATTAAAAAACCGATTGTGGCTGCAATTTTAGTTTCTCTGATTATTGGTTTTATTGGCGGTTTTATTGGCGGATTTTTAGGCAAAGATTTTGTTTTTGGCAACAAACAGGAAATTCCCGAAAGAGTTTTAAAAACAATTCCTGAAGTGGTTAAAGAAGTTTCACCAGCGGTAGTGAGTGTGATTATCAGTAAATATGTGCCGATTTTAGTACAGGAATATTACAATCCTTTTGGAGAAAACAGTCCTTTTAACATTATGATTCCGAGGATAGTTGAAAAAGGCAAAGAATTAAAAGAGGTCGGTGGGGGCAGTGGATTTATTGTTTCTTCTGACGGTATGATTGTGACTAATAAGCATGTGGTATTGGACGAAAAAGCCCAGTATACAGTTTTGGTCAATGACGGCAACAAGTATTCGGCCAAAGTTTTGGCCCGCGACCCAAATCAGGATATAGCAATTATAAAAATTGAGGCCAATGGCTTATCAACAGTTAATCTTGGTGATTCTGACAGTATTGAGATAGGGCAAAGCGTGATTGCCATTGGCAATGCTTTGGGTGAATTCAGAAATACAGTCAGTGTAGGAATTATTTCTGGTTTAATGAGAACCATTACTGCTGGCGGAGGCGGGTTTGAAGAAAAATTGGAAGAAGTTATTCAGACAGATGCAGCAATTAATCTGGGAAATTCCGGCGGGCCATTGCTCAATCTTTTTGGCGAAGTAATCGGAATGAATACTGCTATGGCGACTGATGCGGAAAATATCGCTTTTGCAATTCCAGTAAACAAAATCAAGAAAGATATCTCAGACGTAGAAGCCACAGGAAAAATCAATAGTGAAAACAAAACAGAATAA